A stretch of the uncultured Desulfobacter sp. genome encodes the following:
- a CDS encoding S8 family serine peptidase — translation MTQLPEIFTRTCLLIIAVLFILPFSGRGYAKSNVQNHSTDQSDLVETDTIETVDWNKVFGKNKAQKAKALFSDPKITSSKSILKDFIDQKTTSKVIVNFKIPDEKTHKNRMKTRSGRKEARQSVNQLQQEVLSRMDLNEVQTTSRFKFNYGITAEVTLEGLSQLTDDPDVVSIEEIMTIYPHGAQAIPLINATQARQTYGGAGVGIAICDTGIDYTHPMLGGSQDFPNEKVIDGYDIGNDDDDPMDYTGHGTCCAGIAAGDIGATGDYIGGVAPDAKLYAVKMTTDSSDSCGTDDMIAAWEWCIEHQADNEDYPIMIISTSFGGGSYSSACDSVSTSMTRAAETANDAGITIFASSGNDGYCSAIAWPACISSVVSVGAVYDADLDELAFCVDEYSCVTADTSYSCSWGYKAVSDDTDADMVTSYSNSASILDLLAPSNDSYTTDITGSSGYSSDNYYSSFGGTSAACPYAAGAAAVLISAANTSLGGFSDPDKLRTLMTGTGVEITDEKSNITKPRIDLQAAIDSLGPNFSAASTTLCFYEDNSTTFTDDSDGEPLSREWAFIPDTVTYLDGTSSSQSPVVQFDVPGTYSVSLTVIYDNGTSGTTITKNDYINVHEQCQDLALDLTMSSRGAQITWTLENDEQETLYSGGPYSLGHRPGDPQVLEASESFSLPSGEYTLTISNGGTSLFYSSYGSVAYSLTNEDREETIVSESDADDEEITTFTLISLTDIDADSDVDGEDLVSFCQSYAEGLLPNADVNSDETVDEKDLALFVLNFGG, via the coding sequence ATGACACAATTACCCGAAATATTTACCCGGACATGTTTGCTGATAATTGCAGTTCTGTTTATCCTGCCTTTTTCAGGCAGGGGGTATGCAAAATCAAATGTTCAAAACCATTCGACCGATCAAAGTGACCTTGTTGAAACGGACACCATAGAGACTGTGGACTGGAACAAGGTCTTTGGCAAAAACAAAGCTCAAAAGGCAAAGGCCCTTTTCTCAGATCCGAAAATCACCTCTTCCAAATCCATCTTAAAAGATTTTATCGATCAAAAAACAACGTCGAAGGTTATTGTCAACTTTAAAATCCCGGATGAAAAAACACACAAAAACCGGATGAAAACCAGGAGCGGCAGAAAAGAAGCCAGGCAATCGGTAAACCAATTGCAACAAGAAGTGTTATCCAGGATGGATTTAAATGAGGTTCAAACCACCAGCCGATTCAAATTTAACTACGGGATAACGGCAGAAGTTACCTTGGAAGGACTTTCCCAATTAACGGATGATCCGGACGTCGTCTCCATTGAGGAGATCATGACCATCTATCCCCACGGCGCCCAGGCCATCCCCCTGATCAATGCAACACAGGCAAGGCAAACTTACGGTGGAGCCGGTGTCGGTATAGCCATATGCGACACCGGTATTGATTACACCCATCCCATGCTTGGCGGCAGCCAAGATTTCCCCAACGAGAAGGTTATCGATGGATATGATATTGGAAATGATGATGACGATCCCATGGATTATACCGGTCATGGCACGTGCTGTGCGGGGATTGCAGCAGGAGATATTGGCGCTACCGGAGATTATATCGGCGGTGTGGCCCCGGATGCCAAACTGTATGCCGTTAAAATGACCACCGACAGTTCAGATTCATGCGGGACCGACGACATGATAGCTGCCTGGGAATGGTGCATCGAGCACCAGGCTGACAACGAAGATTATCCCATCATGATCATCAGCACCAGCTTTGGGGGAGGATCGTACTCCAGCGCCTGTGACAGCGTCTCTACCTCAATGACACGGGCCGCGGAAACCGCAAACGATGCAGGGATCACCATTTTTGCATCATCCGGCAACGATGGTTACTGCAGTGCCATTGCCTGGCCGGCATGTATTTCCAGTGTGGTCTCCGTGGGGGCTGTTTATGATGCGGACCTGGATGAGCTTGCCTTTTGTGTTGATGAATACTCCTGCGTAACGGCAGACACCAGCTATTCTTGTTCCTGGGGTTATAAGGCTGTTTCCGATGACACAGATGCAGACATGGTTACCTCCTATTCCAACTCCGCCTCAATCCTGGATCTGCTTGCCCCTTCCAATGACAGTTACACCACTGATATCACAGGCTCATCCGGTTACTCATCCGACAATTATTACTCATCCTTTGGCGGGACTTCTGCTGCCTGTCCCTATGCCGCCGGTGCCGCAGCGGTTCTAATCAGTGCCGCCAATACATCTTTAGGTGGATTCTCGGACCCCGATAAACTCAGGACTCTCATGACCGGAACCGGCGTAGAGATAACCGACGAAAAATCGAACATCACCAAACCCCGGATTGATTTGCAGGCCGCCATCGATTCCCTTGGGCCGAATTTCAGTGCAGCCTCAACAACCCTTTGTTTTTATGAAGACAATTCCACCACCTTTACAGACGACTCAGACGGGGAGCCTCTCTCACGGGAATGGGCATTTATCCCTGACACCGTAACCTATCTCGACGGTACATCAAGCTCCCAGAGCCCGGTTGTGCAGTTTGATGTACCCGGCACCTACTCGGTTTCACTTACTGTGATTTATGATAACGGCACTTCCGGAACCACCATAACCAAGAACGACTATATTAACGTCCATGAACAATGCCAGGACCTTGCTCTTGACCTGACAATGAGCAGTCGCGGTGCCCAAATCACCTGGACCCTGGAAAATGATGAACAGGAAACCCTGTATTCAGGAGGCCCCTATTCATTGGGACACAGACCCGGAGATCCCCAGGTGTTGGAAGCCAGTGAATCTTTTTCATTGCCGTCCGGGGAATATACTTTGACCATTTCCAATGGCGGAACAAGTCTCTTTTATAGCAGTTATGGCTCGGTTGCATACAGCCTGACCAATGAAGACCGGGAAGAAACCATTGTCAGCGAATCAGATGCCGATGATGAAGAAATCACCACCTTTACCCTGATCAGCCTGACCGATATAGACGCCGACAGCGATGTTGACGGAGAAGACCTGGTATCATTTTGTCAAAGTTACGCCGAAGGCCTTTTACCCAACGCCGATGTGAATAGTGATGAAACGGTGGATGAAAAGGATCTGGCGCTTTTTGTTTTAAATTTTGGGGGGTGA
- a CDS encoding ATP-binding protein has product MKLFYKIFSVNLLVLFILLVSVFAVIRITADRHFRQVRDEVENQIYVLVAKKLADHYRQTNSWDRFAVDPQVFNGFIDTVIKNNESTWALPFHPGDPPGPPPQPPPGHGFKGEKPSLHEQQITLYSADRNPIAGPLMSDGDGGFRPILLDQVPVGWLRFKKHEKPFVLPGPSALLRERLNVLYILGILLFLIAGAASYFLSRYILSPVDELTRGTRALTQFKFSTRIQARSSDELGRLGEDFNRMARTLEKYETLRTQWMADISHELRTPLSILRGELEALQEGIRTPTPERIDSLHAEVIYLEKIVKDLHVLTVADSGVLAMEEKSIRPVEILISVLKLSASRLETEGILLEKDFKGSDVEVFGDEIRIKQLFSNIIENNLKYSLKPGPIKIQSWVEPKTLNISIEDSGPGVPVQFLGKIFDRLFRVDPSRTREQGGSGLGLSICKSIADAHGWQISANLSPAGGLVIRLIIPLEKK; this is encoded by the coding sequence ATGAAGCTTTTTTATAAAATATTTTCGGTCAACCTCCTGGTACTGTTTATCCTCCTGGTATCCGTATTTGCCGTAATCCGGATCACGGCTGACCGCCATTTCAGACAGGTAAGGGACGAGGTGGAAAACCAAATTTATGTCCTCGTTGCCAAAAAACTGGCAGACCATTACCGGCAGACAAATTCCTGGGACCGTTTTGCCGTCGACCCTCAGGTTTTTAATGGCTTTATCGATACCGTGATCAAAAACAACGAATCGACCTGGGCACTTCCCTTCCACCCGGGAGACCCGCCGGGGCCTCCCCCCCAACCCCCTCCCGGTCACGGTTTTAAAGGAGAAAAGCCATCCTTGCACGAACAGCAAATTACCCTTTATTCAGCGGATCGGAATCCAATTGCAGGACCTTTAATGAGCGATGGCGACGGAGGATTTCGTCCCATTCTCCTGGATCAGGTCCCGGTGGGATGGCTGCGGTTTAAAAAACATGAAAAACCTTTTGTCCTGCCGGGTCCCAGCGCCCTGCTCAGGGAGAGACTGAATGTATTGTATATCCTTGGGATCCTCCTGTTTCTGATTGCAGGGGCAGCCTCCTATTTCCTGTCCAGGTATATTCTGTCCCCTGTGGATGAACTCACCCGGGGCACCCGGGCCTTGACACAGTTCAAATTCAGCACCCGGATTCAGGCCCGGTCAAGTGACGAACTGGGAAGGCTGGGAGAAGATTTCAACCGGATGGCCCGAACCCTGGAAAAATATGAAACCCTTCGGACACAGTGGATGGCAGATATTTCCCATGAACTTCGCACCCCTTTGTCTATCCTCAGGGGGGAGCTTGAGGCCCTACAGGAGGGGATACGGACACCCACACCCGAACGGATTGATTCCTTGCATGCCGAAGTGATTTATCTGGAAAAAATCGTCAAGGACCTGCACGTACTCACCGTGGCCGATTCCGGTGTCCTTGCCATGGAAGAAAAATCGATCCGGCCGGTTGAAATTTTGATATCGGTTCTCAAACTTTCTGCATCCCGGCTTGAGACGGAAGGCATTCTGCTTGAAAAGGATTTTAAGGGCAGTGACGTCGAAGTCTTTGGAGACGAAATCCGTATAAAACAGTTGTTTTCCAATATTATCGAAAATAATCTGAAATATTCGTTGAAACCCGGCCCCATCAAAATTCAAAGCTGGGTTGAACCCAAGACGTTGAACATCAGTATTGAAGACTCCGGCCCCGGGGTTCCGGTTCAATTTCTTGGAAAAATATTTGACCGCCTTTTCCGGGTGGATCCTTCCCGGACCCGGGAGCAGGGAGGTTCCGGCCTGGGCCTTTCCATCTGTAAAAGCATTGCCGATGCCCACGGATGGCAGATTTCAGCCAATCTTTCCCCGGCAGGCGGTCTTGTAATACGCTTGATCATTCCATTGGAGAAAAAATGA
- a CDS encoding response regulator: MTDTPLILIVEDEKKIAALIADYLQAGGFIAAVVSRGDQVLEYLEKEEPALIILDIMLPGMDGIEVCKQVRQRFSIPIIMLTARVEETDVLLGLEIGADDYICKPFSPKEVVARVKTVLRRTGAHPASSPVETGPFSLDHSRRMLTVNGRDLPLTPIEYGIIKILMSRPGHIVSRQKLMEKVQGYQFEGYNRTIDTHIKNLRKKIASVYPKKNVIISVYGAGYRFCDDA, translated from the coding sequence ATGACAGACACACCATTGATCCTGATCGTCGAAGATGAAAAAAAGATTGCCGCACTTATTGCAGATTATTTACAGGCCGGCGGTTTCATTGCTGCCGTGGTCAGCCGGGGAGACCAGGTTCTCGAATATTTAGAAAAAGAAGAACCGGCTCTGATCATACTGGACATCATGCTTCCCGGCATGGACGGTATCGAGGTCTGCAAACAGGTCCGCCAACGTTTTTCCATCCCCATTATCATGCTGACCGCCCGGGTTGAAGAAACCGACGTCCTGCTCGGTCTGGAAATAGGGGCCGACGATTATATCTGTAAACCTTTCAGCCCTAAAGAGGTGGTTGCCCGGGTTAAAACGGTTTTGAGGCGGACGGGAGCTCATCCTGCATCATCTCCTGTTGAAACAGGGCCGTTCAGTCTGGATCACTCTCGCCGGATGCTCACCGTCAATGGCCGGGACCTTCCCCTGACACCCATTGAATACGGGATTATCAAAATCCTTATGTCCAGGCCCGGGCATATTGTATCCCGGCAGAAACTTATGGAGAAAGTTCAGGGATACCAGTTTGAAGGGTACAATAGGACCATTGATACTCATATTAAGAATTTAAGAAAGAAAATCGCCTCTGTATATCCGAAAAAAAATGTCATTATCTCTGTTTACGGGGCCGGCTACCGGTTCTGCGATGATGCCTGA
- a CDS encoding DUF2235 domain-containing protein encodes MKRLIVCCDGTWNTPEMVCPTNVVKIAQAIPEVDANNVQQIVFYDEGIGTQNLLDKYAGGALGKGIDLNVQQAYRFIALNYSPGDEIYLYGFSRGSYTVRSLAGMIGFAGMLERHQIDWIQEAYELYRKCRRGQSDEPAVFRAEHQTTIPDITFMGCWDTVEALGLPNKVDFIKIDNAFKDRYRFVNSVLGDHIRKAVHAVAIDEIRMEFDVTLMQASENRGAEQVTEEWFPGDHGSVGGGTPHKRPLSDAALAWMIERTRANASLHFDTKKIPGGLKKEPTIFFDNEPALFYQYKLREIPQKAVFHDSAIYRYVNLPHYREKLCPDHSTLLAAAGKNIKPELTLLKAATKLKVGEKVHAIIYALEKENNTHVIVEKDAEYRISALPCQCWKDGKLDPCGPSGWSLDDPLVKEQVKIFGKTFIKFGNAVDLKVLNQAKWFELIGRIKEGNDLKYDFRIGDGSCLRDGKHKAKRNGTLYALANDAKALFVDKYGNNRGWIIIQIERI; translated from the coding sequence ATGAAGCGCCTGATTGTTTGCTGTGACGGTACATGGAACACGCCTGAGATGGTCTGTCCCACAAATGTCGTTAAAATCGCCCAGGCAATTCCGGAGGTCGACGCGAACAATGTTCAACAAATCGTCTTTTACGATGAAGGGATCGGCACTCAGAATCTTCTGGACAAATATGCCGGAGGGGCCTTGGGTAAAGGAATTGACCTAAATGTTCAGCAGGCGTATCGATTTATAGCCTTGAACTATTCTCCCGGAGATGAAATTTATCTGTATGGATTCAGCAGGGGAAGTTACACTGTCCGCAGCCTTGCCGGGATGATAGGCTTTGCAGGTATGCTGGAGAGGCATCAGATAGACTGGATTCAGGAAGCGTATGAACTCTACAGGAAGTGCAGAAGAGGCCAGTCCGATGAACCTGCTGTATTCAGGGCCGAACATCAGACAACAATCCCCGATATTACCTTCATGGGATGTTGGGATACGGTTGAAGCTCTGGGATTGCCGAATAAGGTAGATTTTATAAAAATCGACAATGCCTTTAAGGACCGCTACAGATTTGTTAACTCAGTTCTTGGCGATCATATAAGGAAAGCAGTTCATGCTGTCGCTATTGACGAAATTCGTATGGAATTCGATGTAACATTGATGCAGGCATCCGAGAATAGAGGGGCGGAACAGGTCACAGAAGAATGGTTTCCCGGAGACCATGGCAGTGTCGGAGGAGGAACCCCTCATAAGAGGCCTCTCTCTGATGCTGCACTGGCATGGATGATTGAGCGAACTAGGGCCAACGCCTCCCTCCATTTTGACACAAAAAAAATTCCGGGCGGTTTAAAGAAGGAACCAACGATTTTTTTCGATAACGAACCCGCACTGTTTTACCAGTACAAACTCCGGGAGATTCCCCAAAAAGCTGTTTTCCATGATTCCGCCATTTACCGGTATGTCAATCTTCCGCATTACAGGGAAAAACTCTGCCCTGATCACAGCACCTTGCTCGCAGCCGCCGGCAAAAACATAAAACCGGAACTCACACTATTGAAAGCCGCTACAAAGTTAAAGGTGGGAGAAAAGGTTCACGCGATCATTTATGCTCTGGAGAAAGAAAACAATACCCATGTCATCGTGGAAAAAGATGCGGAATACAGGATTTCGGCCCTACCCTGTCAATGCTGGAAAGACGGGAAACTTGACCCCTGTGGCCCTTCTGGGTGGTCGCTGGATGATCCGCTCGTAAAAGAGCAGGTTAAAATTTTCGGCAAGACGTTCATCAAATTTGGAAACGCTGTAGATTTAAAAGTTTTGAATCAGGCAAAATGGTTTGAATTAATTGGCAGAATTAAAGAAGGAAACGATTTAAAGTATGATTTCAGGATTGGGGATGGATCTTGTCTCAGAGACGGAAAACACAAAGCAAAAAGAAACGGTACATTGTACGCGTTAGCCAATGATGCAAAAGCGCTGTTCGTTGATAAATACGGCAATAATAGAGGGTGGATCATCATTCAAATCGAACGTATCTGA
- a CDS encoding arylesterase, giving the protein MNKSLVIFTILVAGILGYWFWGGEKSYEIKNIPISISRIVCFGDSLTYGYGASQGMDYPTQLEEMTGIEIINAGVSGNTTADGLVRLEDDVLAYEPDVVLITLGGNDLKNRMSVDTARANLLSIIQRIHAAGAMVVLGGIDIPLYGKGYAQMYESLARQTGSVLVPNILEDLFGNPELMSDSIHPNDKGYEIMAGYFYKALDGLPVTEN; this is encoded by the coding sequence TTGAATAAAAGTCTGGTAATCTTCACAATATTGGTTGCAGGCATCCTTGGATATTGGTTTTGGGGTGGAGAAAAATCGTATGAAATAAAAAATATCCCTATAAGCATATCGCGCATTGTCTGTTTCGGCGACAGTTTGACCTATGGATACGGTGCCTCCCAAGGAATGGATTATCCAACCCAGTTGGAAGAAATGACCGGGATTGAGATCATCAATGCCGGGGTGTCGGGAAATACCACGGCAGACGGGTTGGTACGGCTCGAAGATGATGTGCTGGCCTATGAACCGGATGTGGTGCTGATCACCCTTGGCGGTAATGATTTAAAAAACCGGATGAGCGTGGATACAGCCCGTGCCAATCTGCTCAGTATTATTCAGCGCATCCATGCTGCCGGAGCCATGGTGGTTCTTGGGGGTATTGATATTCCTCTATATGGTAAAGGCTATGCGCAAATGTATGAATCCCTTGCCAGGCAGACCGGTTCGGTGTTGGTTCCCAATATTCTTGAAGATCTATTCGGCAACCCCGAATTAATGAGCGATTCCATCCATCCCAATGACAAGGGATATGAGATTATGGCCGGATATTTTTATAAAGCCCTGGATGGGCTCCCAGTTACTGAGAATTAA
- a CDS encoding DUF6868 family protein, whose translation MNIQRLPVFFMWCTIINGVLLIITAIMGTIGLDFVYSIHGKLFLFSRETLSLVFYSFLGLYKMIWLVFNAVPYVVLLIIRKKYPQDQAKV comes from the coding sequence ATGAACATTCAACGATTACCGGTGTTTTTTATGTGGTGTACCATCATAAATGGGGTCTTACTGATCATCACCGCCATAATGGGCACCATCGGTCTGGATTTTGTGTATAGCATTCACGGCAAACTGTTCCTGTTTTCTCGTGAGACTTTAAGCCTGGTCTTCTATTCGTTCCTTGGGTTATATAAAATGATTTGGCTGGTTTTTAACGCCGTGCCGTATGTCGTCCTGCTGATTATCAGAAAAAAATATCCGCAAGACCAGGCAAAGGTTTAG
- a CDS encoding PEP-CTERM sorting domain-containing protein (PEP-CTERM proteins occur, often in large numbers, in the proteomes of bacteria that also encode an exosortase, a predicted intramembrane cysteine proteinase. The presence of a PEP-CTERM domain at a protein's C-terminus predicts cleavage within the sorting domain, followed by covalent anchoring to some some component of the (usually Gram-negative) cell surface. Many PEP-CTERM proteins exhibit an unusual sequence composition that includes large numbers of potential glycosylation sites. Expression of one such protein has been shown restore the ability of a bacterium to form floc, a type of biofilm.) — MFKFKLVLGSICILLFGLLMSNMAQAALTTIGTASYNGDEYNLIWSYDEDSGNSVVWLDYTNSYESWADQLDWAAGLGDCLTINLYDGYTVTWDDDEWRLPSAGVNPSVGSASTSAEMIYLYYVELGLTKGWDKEDEVNATIFKNLEITQYWLAEECTIYGTNSAWSFTMYDGTLGYGLPTLNYAAMALRSGKVSVVPVPGSAWLFGIGLLGLTGLRRKKYSNKV; from the coding sequence ATGTTTAAGTTCAAATTGGTGTTGGGTTCAATCTGTATTTTATTATTTGGGTTGCTGATGTCCAACATGGCCCAGGCAGCCCTGACCACCATCGGAACAGCTTCTTACAATGGAGATGAATACAATCTTATTTGGAGTTATGACGAAGACTCTGGCAATTCAGTGGTATGGCTGGATTACACGAATTCTTATGAAAGTTGGGCTGATCAGCTGGACTGGGCGGCGGGCCTTGGTGATTGTCTGACCATCAATCTATACGACGGCTACACGGTAACATGGGACGATGATGAATGGCGACTTCCAAGTGCAGGTGTGAATCCGTCTGTTGGCTCTGCAAGCACATCGGCAGAGATGATATATCTCTATTATGTTGAATTGGGTCTTACAAAAGGCTGGGATAAAGAGGATGAGGTAAACGCAACAATTTTTAAAAATTTAGAGATAACCCAATACTGGTTAGCGGAAGAATGCACAATATACGGTACGAACAGTGCTTGGAGCTTCACCATGTACGACGGCACCCTGGGCTACGGACTGCCCACGCTGAATTATGCGGCTATGGCGTTGCGCAGCGGGAAAGTTTCAGTGGTTCCAGTACCCGGAAGCGCTTGGTTATTTGGTATAGGGCTGTTAGGTCTGACTGGTTTGAGACGAAAAAAATATTCCAACAAAGTTTAA
- a CDS encoding PEP-CTERM sorting domain-containing protein (PEP-CTERM proteins occur, often in large numbers, in the proteomes of bacteria that also encode an exosortase, a predicted intramembrane cysteine proteinase. The presence of a PEP-CTERM domain at a protein's C-terminus predicts cleavage within the sorting domain, followed by covalent anchoring to some some component of the (usually Gram-negative) cell surface. Many PEP-CTERM proteins exhibit an unusual sequence composition that includes large numbers of potential glycosylation sites. Expression of one such protein has been shown restore the ability of a bacterium to form floc, a type of biofilm.), which yields MLRVKSFLNLIWIFSFLFMMSGMAHATLTIIGTATYNNQGYNLIWDDDNNGNSVVWLDFTNDYYLSWTDQVSWASSLNGTDVLTYNIDSAYTVDWGTSSWHLPTTVDGPWVSGHEGDPDHNGIYTYTQGYNLANSQIGHLFYKELGNIGYVDTSGMCQPVSGYGLTETGPFENLIVAFYWSATEYATDTTHAWFFHTHNGFQDEVSKTNGNYGLAVRSGQVSVSSVPIPGTVLLLGAGLTGIVGLKRKKIFT from the coding sequence ATGTTGCGGGTCAAATCTTTTTTAAATTTAATTTGGATTTTCTCATTTTTATTCATGATGTCCGGCATGGCCCATGCCACGCTGACAATCATCGGCACAGCTACTTACAACAATCAAGGCTACAATCTTATCTGGGACGATGACAATAACGGAAATTCAGTGGTGTGGTTAGATTTTACAAATGATTATTATCTAAGCTGGACCGATCAGGTTAGCTGGGCATCAAGTCTGAATGGAACAGACGTTTTGACCTACAATATTGATTCTGCATACACGGTAGATTGGGGAACAAGCTCATGGCACCTGCCGACCACTGTTGATGGTCCATGGGTGTCTGGACATGAGGGCGACCCCGATCACAACGGAATTTATACGTACACCCAAGGATACAATTTAGCCAATTCCCAGATAGGCCATCTGTTTTATAAAGAACTGGGCAACATAGGGTATGTGGATACCTCGGGTATGTGTCAACCCGTATCCGGATACGGCCTCACAGAAACAGGACCTTTTGAGAATTTAATTGTGGCGTTTTACTGGTCAGCCACAGAGTATGCGACCGACACCACCCACGCCTGGTTCTTTCACACGCACAACGGTTTCCAAGACGAAGTCAGTAAAACGAACGGCAATTATGGTTTAGCCGTTCGTAGCGGACAAGTTTCAGTCTCTTCCGTTCCGATTCCAGGGACGGTTCTGCTGCTGGGTGCAGGGCTTACAGGCATAGTCGGTTTGAAGAGAAAGAAAATATTTACATAA
- a CDS encoding bifunctional metallophosphatase/5'-nucleotidase, with protein MTGFQAKTIYVDVDDVVSRTTETYPDVVAQEFGKTVSFEDLTGFDLKHCFQLTDNEFQHFFDLVHQSDFLLGFEPVEGAVETLKAWADMGHIIDIVTGRPTSAQDATLAWLERNGVPFRGFIMVDKYNRPGNDMSLAISKEELSMMDYDLAVEDSPEMALFLAQDMGVPTALIHRPWNRQCITHDNLVRCTSWDEIHPMIKDPAFEENEESHEGRNEKANLCNTPICWDF; from the coding sequence GTGACCGGTTTTCAAGCCAAAACAATATATGTAGATGTGGATGATGTTGTATCCAGAACCACAGAAACTTATCCGGATGTTGTGGCCCAAGAATTTGGTAAGACCGTCTCTTTTGAAGACCTGACCGGTTTTGATTTAAAACATTGTTTCCAATTGACGGATAATGAATTTCAACATTTTTTCGACCTGGTTCATCAGTCTGATTTTCTCTTGGGATTTGAACCGGTTGAAGGCGCAGTTGAGACCTTGAAAGCCTGGGCTGATATGGGGCACATCATTGATATTGTAACAGGGCGGCCAACCTCAGCCCAGGATGCTACCCTGGCCTGGCTTGAAAGAAATGGGGTACCTTTCAGGGGATTCATCATGGTGGATAAGTACAACCGCCCCGGAAATGACATGTCTCTGGCCATTTCAAAAGAGGAGCTATCCATGATGGATTATGATCTTGCCGTGGAAGATTCCCCGGAGATGGCGCTGTTCTTGGCCCAGGACATGGGCGTACCCACAGCATTGATCCATCGCCCATGGAACCGCCAGTGTATCACACATGACAACTTGGTCCGGTGTACGTCCTGGGACGAAATTCATCCCATGATCAAAGACCCGGCATTTGAAGAAAACGAAGAAAGTCATGAAGGCCGGAACGAAAAAGCCAATCTCTGCAACACACCTATTTGTTGGGACTTCTAA